TCGAAAAGGCGGTCATAATTAGACTGGCCGTACATCCTGTTCACAGGAGACAGGGAATTGCCAAAGCACTCCTCAGAAACTGCATCGATTTGCTCGTGGAAAAGAACATCACCGTTGTGGAGTTGGATGTGGCATTTATTCAGAAGGATGCAATAAATCTATACGAAAAATTCGGTTTCAAAATCGCAGACGTTATCGTATTCCCGAGCGACACACCTGGCAACGGAGAAACTTTTTACATTATGCGGCTGGAGCTGCCAAAATCAGAATAGGACGCGATGGTAAAAACCAGACAAGTTGGCCCACCTTTCCAAACCATAATCTGTGTACACGCTTCTTGCCAGGAGAGAAAATCTCAGGAGTGAAATCTCTTGACAATATCTCTCCGCTGAGTTAGTAAAATGTGGCTTTACAATTTAACTAGCTTTGACATTTCAAGAACTCAGACTAATTCATCCTGCAGCAAGTAGGCAATACTCGAAGCA
The Deltaproteobacteria bacterium DNA segment above includes these coding regions:
- a CDS encoding GNAT family N-acetyltransferase, translating into MLGPLEPQLLQVCTTKYILALEKGREIAGYLIGCICHDLEKAVIIRLAVHPVHRRQGIAKALLRNCIDLLVEKNITVVELDVAFIQKDAINLYEKFGFKIADVIVFPSDTPGNGETFYIMRLELPKSE